In Candidatus Polarisedimenticolaceae bacterium, a genomic segment contains:
- a CDS encoding DUF2092 domain-containing protein produces MPMPSIRLISVTLLAVAALVPVAPAGAQDSSDPAARDILSRVQKTYADARSYEDDGTIAITYTLHERTVLTTSKTFSTAYERPGRFRFICQGDPRQQDERYLIWRDGEKMGHWSSRQPIFVTDQSFNYAVTLAARPAISDRASHTVASLLMPTEVFGYGLDTMTELKRLDDGTLDGDVCYRIEGEAPGIDRIIWVAQSTQLIRRIEERSHNSQTETERITTYHPVLGGDVEETRLALPEFAAR; encoded by the coding sequence ATGCCGATGCCGTCCATTCGCCTGATCTCCGTCACTCTGCTGGCCGTCGCCGCGCTCGTCCCTGTGGCCCCGGCCGGCGCGCAGGATTCCAGCGATCCCGCCGCACGGGACATCTTGAGCCGAGTCCAGAAGACGTACGCCGACGCCCGCTCGTACGAGGATGACGGCACCATCGCCATCACGTACACCCTCCACGAGCGCACGGTCCTGACCACGTCCAAAACTTTCTCGACGGCGTACGAGCGCCCCGGGCGGTTCCGCTTCATCTGCCAGGGTGATCCGCGGCAGCAGGACGAGCGCTACCTCATCTGGCGCGACGGCGAGAAGATGGGGCACTGGTCGAGCCGTCAGCCGATCTTCGTGACCGACCAATCGTTCAACTACGCGGTGACGCTCGCGGCCCGGCCCGCGATCTCCGACCGCGCGTCGCACACCGTGGCGTCGCTGCTCATGCCGACGGAGGTGTTCGGCTACGGGCTCGACACCATGACGGAGCTGAAGCGGCTCGACGACGGGACGCTGGACGGGGACGTCTGCTACCGGATCGAAGGCGAGGCGCCCGGCATCGACCGGATCATCTGGGTCGCGCAGTCGACGCAGCTCATCCGGCGCATCGAGGAGCGGTCGCACAATAGCCAGACCGAGACCGAGCGGATCACGACGTACCATCCGGTTCTCGGCGGCGACGTCGAGGAGACGCGCCTCGCGCTTCCGGAGTTCGCGGCCCGGTGA
- a CDS encoding ACT domain-containing protein — MSLDLAVLPGLYAVCRLDPDAPVPPSLLSTAFVAIVRTADELSIVCPGSVAPETGRCERGWCCIKVNGNLPFDATGILASLASPLAEANIPIFAISTFDTDYLLVRGVRLEHALRVLEGAGHTIHRGGRA; from the coding sequence TTGAGCCTCGACCTCGCCGTCCTCCCTGGCCTCTACGCGGTCTGCCGCCTGGATCCGGACGCGCCGGTGCCGCCGTCTCTTCTCTCCACGGCGTTCGTCGCGATCGTGCGGACCGCCGACGAGCTGTCGATCGTCTGCCCCGGCTCCGTCGCGCCGGAGACCGGTCGATGCGAGCGCGGATGGTGCTGCATCAAGGTGAACGGCAATCTTCCGTTCGACGCGACCGGAATCCTCGCGTCGTTGGCGTCGCCGCTCGCGGAGGCGAACATCCCGATCTTCGCGATCTCGACGTTCGACACCGACTACCTCCTTGTCAGGGGCGTCCGGTTGGAGCACGCTCTTCGCGTGCTCGAGGGTGCAGGGCACACCATCCATCGCGGAGGACGCGCGTGA
- a CDS encoding class I SAM-dependent methyltransferase: MSPSLHTVLSIVVASAAIIVVASQCRRPWSPLGRMIANSMNVRHAGVTRWGLSHVTIGPAFTILDVGCGGGRTVRTLAGMAPQGHVDGIDYSAASVATARTENAELIGNGRVEIQSGTVSKLPFPDATFDLVTAVETHYYWPDLVRDLGEIRRVLKPGGTLVVIAETFRGQTLSFLVAIPMKLLGAKYMTLERHRELLSQAGFEKIEIDHHKLKGWMCAVGRAPAR; encoded by the coding sequence GTGAGCCCGAGCCTTCACACGGTCCTGTCGATCGTCGTCGCGTCGGCGGCCATCATCGTCGTCGCGAGCCAGTGCCGGCGGCCGTGGTCGCCGCTCGGCCGGATGATCGCGAACAGCATGAACGTCCGCCACGCGGGCGTGACACGCTGGGGCCTGAGCCACGTCACGATCGGCCCCGCGTTCACGATCCTCGACGTCGGATGCGGCGGAGGCCGGACCGTCCGGACGCTCGCGGGGATGGCGCCGCAGGGTCACGTCGATGGGATCGACTACTCCGCCGCGAGCGTCGCGACGGCGAGAACCGAGAACGCCGAGCTGATCGGCAATGGGCGAGTCGAGATCCAATCGGGCACCGTGTCGAAGCTGCCGTTTCCAGACGCGACGTTCGACCTCGTGACCGCGGTCGAGACCCACTACTATTGGCCCGACCTCGTCCGGGATCTTGGCGAGATCCGGCGGGTTCTGAAGCCCGGGGGCACCCTCGTCGTGATCGCGGAGACATTCCGGGGGCAGACGCTCAGCTTTCTCGTCGCGATTCCGATGAAGCTACTGGGAGCCAAGTACATGACCCTCGAGAGGCACCGCGAGCTGCTGAGCCAGGCGGGGTTCGAGAAGATCGAGATCGATCACCACAAACTGAAGGGATGGATGTGCGCGGTGGGGCGCGCGCCCGCGCGATGA
- a CDS encoding nuclear transport factor 2 family protein, translated as MDVRGGARARAMSRFRDIAADALRYWEPRRLVYNAVLLAVVAVHFVIGLPASKSLLATDNLLGAFILAVLANVAYCAAYAVDLFVQFSGLQTSWPRRRWIVLVVGTAFAAALTHFFAQGLTGSSLDPRDLHAFATRYTAAWCSQDPAQVASFFANDGSLTINGGKPAVGRAAITEAARGFMTAFPDMAVRMDRLERHGPTAEYRWTLTGTNTGPGGTGRSVKISGYEEWTIGPDGLIADSQGHFDAADYDRQLHGR; from the coding sequence ATGGATGTGCGCGGTGGGGCGCGCGCCCGCGCGATGAGCCGGTTCCGCGACATCGCCGCCGACGCGTTGCGGTACTGGGAGCCTCGCCGGCTCGTTTACAACGCGGTTCTGCTCGCCGTCGTCGCGGTGCACTTCGTGATCGGCCTGCCCGCGTCCAAGAGCCTCCTGGCCACCGACAACCTGCTCGGCGCGTTCATCCTCGCCGTTCTGGCCAACGTCGCCTATTGCGCGGCGTATGCCGTCGACCTGTTCGTCCAGTTCTCGGGTCTCCAGACCTCGTGGCCGCGGCGCCGCTGGATCGTCCTCGTCGTCGGCACCGCGTTCGCTGCGGCACTGACCCATTTCTTCGCGCAAGGGCTGACGGGAAGCTCTTTGGACCCCCGGGACCTGCACGCGTTTGCCACCCGTTACACCGCTGCATGGTGCAGTCAGGACCCGGCGCAGGTGGCCTCGTTTTTCGCGAACGACGGATCGCTCACGATCAACGGCGGCAAGCCTGCCGTCGGCCGGGCGGCGATCACGGAGGCCGCGCGGGGCTTCATGACCGCGTTTCCCGACATGGCCGTCCGGATGGATCGCCTCGAGCGTCACGGCCCCACGGCCGAGTACCGCTGGACCTTGACCGGGACGAACACCGGACCGGGGGGAACGGGCCGGAGCGTGAAGATCAGCGGCTACGAGGAGTGGACGATCGGTCCGGACGGTCTCATCGCCGACTCGCAAGGGCACTTCGACGCGGCCGATTACGACCGCCAGCTCCACGGACGTTGA